A genomic window from Neoarius graeffei isolate fNeoGra1 chromosome 5, fNeoGra1.pri, whole genome shotgun sequence includes:
- the LOC132886226 gene encoding uncharacterized protein LOC132886226 gives MASQGQASLRFVTWNTCGIRSPPQKFSNVLSSLSNLQADIAFIQETHAGPKSYQLLTDVNHWKIYFTVHCSKSKGVAILIKNTIPFEYICHDEDCSGGYIVLFCHLYGELFTLVNVYNHKHDRTVLGRLKEYLIETAEGVLVVGGDFNTVLHPYFDRRPSAFNPNNSQLKCLEDFIVSLNLRDTWSYLHAAAEGFTRCQNESQSRIDMFFMHNDTVGRVRSITVEHDEISDHNPVVLEVEVQQQTGNTFPKVAPESSTSQYPRSNRISGEISGAEILSVIKSLPHSQEERPNQMQVGDYKCLQWQMTEILKTKYNDMLKSNCVSEAFTESRLSQDRFIFNVEYLIFSQILAKRLSAYIFPYNKEKQETNLDKFLTVTVKKGTQKIKLSFLEASLEFEEDLRRKMICSAPQAKFRILRHLLPEDQGSSGELRLLLPGCPLTRTFLNLALNKLDWILNSENECRSSVCFQRQVLLIHAHQSKKEEVFWRVDDFERDSGLKFEKTFAL, from the coding sequence ATGGCATCACAAGGACAAGCAAGTCTCCGTTTTGTCACCTGGAACACATGTGGTATCAGAAGCCCACCTCAGAAGTTTTCAAATGTGTTGAGCAGTCTCAGTAATCTTCAGGCTGATATTGCCTTTATACAAGAGACACATGCTGGGCCAAAGTCTTACCAACTCTTAACAGATGTGAACCATTGGAAAATCTATTTCACTGTACACTGCTCTAAAAGCAAAGGAGTTGCAATACTGATAAAAAACACCATACCCTTTGAGTACATATGCCATGATGAGGACTGTAGTGGAGGTTACATTGTGCTCTTCTGTCATCTGTATGGTGAACTGTTCACACTCGTTAATGTGTACAATCATAAGCATGACAGAACTGTCTTGGGTAGATTGAAAGAATATTTGATAGAAACAGCTGAGGGTGTGCTGGTGGTTGGAGGTGATTTCAACACAGTTTTACATCCCTACTTTGATCGGAGACCTTCAGCTTTCAATCCGAATAATTCACAGTTGAAATGTTTAGAAGACTTCATTGTTTCTCTGAATCTCAGAGACACCTGGTCATACTTGCACGCTGCTGCTGAAGGTTTTACACGATGTCAGAATGAGAGTCAGTCCAGGATAGACATGTTTTTCATGCACAATGACACAGTGGGACGAGTGCGCAGTATCACAGTAGAGCATGATGAAATTTCTGATCATAATCCAGTTGTCCTGGAAGTTGAAGTGCAGCAACAGACAGGAAATACATTTCCAAAAGTTGCACCAGAATCTTCCACATCCCAGTATCCAAGATCCAACAGGATCTCAGGGGAGATTAGTGGGGCAGAAATCCTGAGTGTCATCAAGAGTTTGCCTCACTCACAAGAAGAAAGACCTAATCAAATGCAAGTGGGCGACTACAAATGTCTTCAGTGGCAAATGACAGAAATCTTAAAGACAAAGTACAATGACATGTTAAAGTCAAATTGTGTATCTGAAGCATTTACAGAATCTCGTCTTTCACAAGACAGATTCATTTTCAATGTAGAATATTTGATATTCTCTCAGATTTTGGCCAAGCGCCTTAGTGCATACATTTTCCCTTACAACAAGGAAAAGCAAGAAACTAATCTTGATAAATTTCTCACTGTGACAGTCAAGAAAGGCACACAAAAAATCAAATTGTCTTTCCTTGAGGCAAGCCTTGAATTTGAAGAAGACTTGAGAAGGAAAATGATCTGCTCTGCCCCACAAGCAAAATTTCGTATTCTGAGACACCTTCTGCCAGAAGACCAAGGCTCTTCAGGGGAACTCAGACTTTTACTGCCTGGCTGTCCACTCACCCGCACTTTCCTTAATTTAGCTCTGAATAAGCTAGATTGGATTCTCAATAGTGAGAATGAGTGCAGGAGCAGTGTTTGTTTTCAGAGACAGGTTTTGCTCATACATGCACACCAGAGCAAAAAAGAGGAAGTTTTTTGGAGAGTTGACGATTTCGAGAGAGATTCAGGATTGAAATTTGAAAAAACCTTTGCATTATAA